From Syngnathoides biaculeatus isolate LvHL_M chromosome 12, ASM1980259v1, whole genome shotgun sequence:
TGATGTCCGTGGGCCTTGAAGCATTTGTGTCAATGCAATCCTGAGAGATGACTGGGCAaaattgttaaatgtttttttcaactccAGAGCACTGATTGTCCATTGGTGTGGAAAAAGTCTTTGTCCACttgcttatttttatttttgcatgtttgtcagactaaaatatttccattcaccaaacaaatttaaatatttatcaaagacaacacacagaaacacaaatcaatttttaaaCAAAGGTTTTTATTACTAAGTGAGAAAAAAAGCATATGTAATTTATAAATAAGTGATTGCAACCTCCAATAAAACATAACTGTGGTTTATCGTACTTGAGTTCAAGTTCTCTCACCACAACTGCAGTTGTTCTCAACCaacaaatcacttaaatagGACCGTCCTGACAAAGTGAAGTAGACCGAAAGATCCTGAACACCGAGACAGCATGCTCGGATCAAAAGGAATTTAGCAAGAAATGAGAACGTAATTAAGATGTATCAGTGTGGAAAAAGGTtataaagccatttctaaaggtTTGGGATGCAAGTGAACCACACTGAGAGCCCTTATCCTCAAATGGCAAAAACAAagcagtggtgaaccttcccaggagtagCCAGCTGACCTAAATTACCTCAAGAGCACAGCAGCGACTCATccaagaggtcacaaaagagCCCACAACAACATCCCAAGAACTGCTGGCCTCATTTGCCTCAGTGTTAATGACTCCAGCATGAGAACAAGACTGAACGAAAGTGGCTTGCATGGCAGAGTTCAAGGATGAAAAGCACTGCTcatcaaaaagagcattaaggCTTCCCTCAATTTTGCCAGAAGAGATCTTGATAATCGCCAagacattttggaaaacaagATAAAGCGACTAgacaaaagttgaactttttggaaggtgtatGTTCccttacatctggtgtaaaagtaacacatttcagaaaaagaacaccaCACCAACAGTAAAATATGGTGGTGGTGCAAATATGGCGGTCTGGTGCTGTTTTTCTGCTTCAGGATCTGAAAATCTTGCTCTGATAAATGGAACCACGAATTCTGCAGTCTACCAAAAAGTCTTGAAGGAGAATATCCACCCATCTATTTGTGACTTAAAGCTGGAACAAACTTTGGTTTGGCAGCAGGacgatgatccaaaacacaccaataAGTTCACCTCCGAttggctgaagaaaaacaaatgaacacttCGAAGTGGTCTCTTCAAGTCTCGACCTGAATCTTATTGCGATGCTCTGGCACGACCTTAAAAGGGCAGTTCATCCTTGGAAACCCTCCAATGTGTCTGAATTACAACAATTGTGCTAAGATAAGTGGAGCAAAATTCCTCCACAGTGCTGTAAAACTTACAagtcacattttacatttgtaataaCTTGCAAGTTAttgcaaatacttgtttgcagttGGTGCTGCTAAGGCTGGCCCCATCAAATATTAGATTTAGTGGGCAATGACTTTTTCACGATGGACCATATAGGGCTGGAATTCTGCCTTCCCTTAATAATAAAATCCTGAATttgaggtggaaaaaaagccGTTTGTGTTATGTTGTCTATTTTGGATGCTGGGAGATATTTAGGTTTCACAaacgtgccaaaaaaaagaaacggggAGAGGGAAAATATGTTTTACACTAATGTATATCAATGTTTATTAATGCTTGTGATGTGAAATTAAAGATCCTGTGTTGTGAATTTGGtgatatattttgaaataaattatatgtttgaacatacagtaattgctgaaaatgtgcaaatactgaGAAAACTTCTGAATTGTTGAGACATGttactctccccccccccccccccagttcaGTTGTCTTGTTTTCCTGGCATGGCTCGAAGAAAGCCCTGTGAAGTACGTGGGCTTCTGGCTTCAGTCTTCCCTCCTTCACTTTGTAAAAACTTGAGTGCTTTCTTGCAtcaatgagtttcctccacaacTGCAAGTTACTTTTTATTATAAGACCCTTTTCTACCGCAGCATGCAGTTAGCTAGCAAGCTATGCACACTACacaaaaaatgcatcttccaTGGATACCTCAATTTCTGGAACTGTTCTGTGCCGTTATTTTCTTTCCCAAGAGTGatctattttgtgttatttgggaCACCATAATATGTTGAAATGCACAGCATTGCTGGGTTTATAACTAACGGGAAGTATGTGCTGAAACGTCTCCAGTATGAACCACAGCCTGGATAAGATGTGCCGCTGTTTAATCAATGATTAACTTTCCTTGAAGTGTCTCTCTTATTTGGACCCACATGACACAACACCGAGTGAGGTGCTGATTGAATGAAGCACACTCCACGTCGCCTGACCGCAGCTTCCAGAACCCTCTGAGCCCAAGAGCTTGCTGCCGGCTCGCAACTCTCGTCGTGGCATGGAAAGCCCTACAATGACTTGGTGTGATATTTTCCAGCCACTGAAGGTTTTAAGCGGGTATATTTTGGTGGTTCAAAGATATAGAAATATGTAGGCTTATGCTGAAAATGGGAACATATTTGACACCTGAAAGTTCAGCAagatgattttgtgtgtgtgtgtgtgtgtgtgtgtggtgtgtgtgtgtgtgcatccagCAGACACTTCCACGTCGGAGAGATAAGAGAACATCTcggtttttcaccattttaaaaCCTGATGTCATATATTTgccaatttatttattcatctaatTGGTAAGCTTGTTAGCAACGTAAAATATCTTCCCTGCAGTATATGAAATTCACAAGACCTTATAATTTTCACTGTACAGGCACTTCAAGCAACTGCAAAGTAgtcattcccatttttttcaacttgaatGAGCAAATCCCGGCAGACACAAAATATCACAAGCAAGGCTTGATGCAATCACAGGTGCTCATTTTAACCTTCCCAACAATTCTTTCTCTGGTTATTCCCGTGGAgtttaatgtcatttttattccaaACACACAACTCATCCTGCTGCCTGAAACGCAAGGTAGATTTTTTTCCCAGGGAAGAAAAACCTACCAGACTGATATCTACTTTTATCATACTTCTtttaccaaacaaacaaaaattggtGAGCAAAACTGtattttcttcaaaacattTAAGGTCAGATCACTCAATCAACAGACAGACAGTTTTAAGAGATAATGGTTGAGGTCATAGTGCTGCTTAGGACCTAATGCTTGAGACCAGGGTTTCCAGAATTTAGGGTGGGGGCACAAAATGGGTCGCTGTTaactaatttttttaaaaaattcatgtTACTTATGTCTGCTTTATTCTGTATTCGTAGTAGtactgtatagagctcgtgcacgtgacgtcaccattttcacgccgccacattgccggtcacacagaggtgcgagacattgaaccggaggagaatatttacaatactcaagacctgttgtgctgttggttgtcacaacagacaagacagatattcaaatagttcattctatggaataatcgctgaaaatacaagaaaatatcaatggatttcgccaattaatcatgatggatggtgcccaaccaaaatacacacacgcttgtgtagcgatcgcttcatttcaggtaggaattattcttctcaatctgaaattaccaaaaagtatttataatgccaagttggctcatttgagtacaatgcctgttaaaaaaaaaaaaaaaacaatcgcttccatgtacgttccatggagacgactctgtcctctttttttttccaatcatagttaatgaatgcaagtttgtgtaaaaccagggatcatttatttaaatattggtatttgtattgaatactggctgaaaagatcgatgaattccggcaaaggttaccATATTGCCGAACACACTTcagcgttcacaagccgtcaaaccgtcactatgtggcatttattcctgatgagaacagatccagcaacaaagtattcgagCAATGCTTATCttcaccggcaatatggcgaggtaaacaaaagtcacgtgattttatgacgttgGTGCACGACCTCTATATGTCGTGTGCCAAAGTTTGGGTCCTAGGGAGGAAGGTAATTTCTAATTTTGGAAGCGGTGGAACGGCTGCTGAAATGCATATTCAAATAAACCACTCCACTTCCTGCATCATCAAACCGCAAAGTTCGTGATCCATgtcttgcattttattttgggtaggaacatagaatttaaaacaatacatttataGCAGCTCTGACAGaacaatgtatttgtattatacGGAGAAAATTGAAATTTAACTTTCATCTGCAGCGAGACAAATGCATAGTttcatttaacaatattttaccTCATAAAAGTGATAGGAGTTGTAGCGTATCCTTCGataacaataaacgtttttgcGTCGTGGTACGCGTACAACGAGGTTGCGCAAATGCTCacgcctcctcctccaccctgaAACTGAACTTTGAACGAAATATACAATAACATAACAAAGAGAGTTTAGACGGCAAAATAACGAccgtttttgttcaaaatgagacaaaggACTACAAAAGACGTGTCGACCTCCGCTCACAAAACACCCAAAGTTAAGAGGAACCACGACGAGACTCAGTaagtttgtaattttgtttatgGTCTGAAAGTCAATCGAGAAATCACTCACTTCACTCTACAACGTGTCTTGACTAAAAAGTTTGACAATGGATATTGTGGCAAGTAAATTTCAATGCATGTAGGATGGAATACGAAATATGACACTTTCTGTTTAATGAAGACAACCTTGTTTACTGTACTAGCTAGCTAGCCAACAGGCCAAATGATCAACAGATAAACAGATTCAGAGTATCCGTAACGTTAGCTTTGGAAGGTGATGCTAAGCTGCATTTTCCCCGAAAATGAATCGACTTTTTAAGAGGCTGGTGGAATAAGATGTTTCCCGGGAGGAGTGTGAAGAAGAAATCAGTATTTCCAGTCCAAGAGCTCTTCAGTCTTATTACAGAGGAGGGCGATGCATTGTTCATTAGCTGGAAACAAGTCTGAACAACGTCTCGCTTTGTTGCTGTTGCTTCTAGCAAGGTCAAACGGATTTCAGGAAGAGTCTCGACATCCTGAAGACATCATTCAACTCCCTCCCCCTATACTACAACCAGAATAAACGCGTTTGACACATTGCACAGCAGCAATGTTAATATAGCTAATGTGGATCTTTTTCACCGCAGAGTAGAGTCACGTTTATACTGCGTGGAGCCTACTCTCGCTGTTACATTTGTAATTAACCTCGTGTACAAAACatatgtttttgggctgttggAGGGAAGTGGCGTACCAGGAGAGATACTAAAATGAAAGTCATATAAACTGATGTCTCTGGTTCTAAAACTAATTTATCTGCTTTTTGCTTAGGGCCCGTTGGAAGAAAAGTAGTTTATTTGCCCTGATTGTCATCCTAGTTTTGGTGCCTTTCATCCTGATAGTAGCACAAGAATTGTTCCAGCACCTTGTTTACAAGTACAGAAGTAGGTGAATTCCCGATATAGAAATGAAGTCTTGGTTTGCTTATTAATAATGTCTTTATGTTTGCAGTCAAGGTTCCGCTTTTTGTGGACCTCAGCACACCCATTGACTTCTCCCTAAATCACACTATAAACATGTACTTAACATCAGAGGAAGGAATCTCTCTTGGTGTATGGTGAGTGCATTATCTAATTTCAAAACgaaatgacatttgaaaaacacagtttagctttgttttgtttgtacttgttcCAGGCATACAGTTCCTGAAAGTAAATGGAGGGAGGCACAAGGCAAAGACATAGAGTGGTACCAAAGCACATTAAATGATGGTAGTCCAGTTTTTATATATCTACATGGGAACACAGGCACAAGGTATGTTAGATATCGTTTGTTCATGAGtcaagaaatgtgaaaaaaagacTCCTATCAACGAGATCATTTTTCCTCCAAATCATTCAcgattttatattttacaaactTTCAACAGGGCAGCTACTCATCGTGTGGGAGTTGCAAAAGTTAGTAATCACCCACACaaaccattcatttttttttaaacagtgataTTAAGTCAGACCGAAAGTGGTGATGGCAAATGAGATTTAAATCTGTCAACAGTTATTGAGTGCACTTGGTTACCATGTGTTGGTGCCTGACTACAGAGGTTGGTGAAAACAACTGTTTACATTTCTTCTTCACTGTTTCATTCCAAATCACTTCAACAGTCATTATCCTCACATTGATTTGCATGATCGGTACAGAAAAATTAACCTTTCCTCAGGaataaatagttaaaagttTCAGTCAGCCTTGTCAAGCAGTGCAGCTTTTCCTTTGCGTgactgccatctagtggtgaCAAGGAACAAATATATCTCACAATCTTCATTGAACAAATATTGAGATGAATACTGGACTTGCAGGTTTTGGAGACTCAAGTGGTGAGCCTACTGAAGCTGGACTCACTACAGATGCCCTTCATGTGTACAACTGGGTGAAAGAACACAGTGGAAGCAGTCTGGTAGTCTTCTGGGGACATTCCCTTGGCACTGGGTTAGTTAAAGTTGCAACCGTTGACAGTCAAGCGTTAATAAAGCCAAGTACACACATACCATTTTTAACATCTATTTTATTGGCTCATATAGTATGTAGTGTTCAGGAAACAACACACATACAATAATTACATGGATACAATAATTCATTTTCCATCAACAATCACAAGTTTCCTTCCCTATCAAATCTCTGTTGTTGTAAAATGACTGATCTTTGGAAAGCAGTTTGGTGCCCCAATGCATCCACAAGCTGGGAAATACAAAGAAACACATAGCAAAGTAAACCTACGCTTATTTGCGGTGTCGCTTTAGCAAATTCACCTATTTGCTTCACttatagttgattttttttcgggAGGGGAGGTGGAACCCATCCTCCGTCATTCATAAAAACTCAGCTCGTCGCTATTTTATGCTCAGGCCAAAACCatgttttatattacaaaaaaaccGTGAGGGATTGATTGTGATTCCAAACATAGTCGTTGTACTTTTTATTGTGGTGAATTACTTGAgctacatttaaacaaacattcGAAACAAAACCATCGCTCATCTGTTGGTGTCCCACAACACTGGGAGTTTCAAGTCACTTCCTAATTGGGTACCGTTCCATTTCACGTCACTTATCATGGCAGAGTCACTGGATCTGATATACTCGGTATCGCGCACACAAAAAAGGATTTGCAACCGTGAACATTGAACAGGTTTAAATTTTACAAGTTTTAACCCTGATTGATTTATGGTCAGATTGAGCTGGGGCGGAAAAGTCATGTGCAAACCCTTCCATGTCAATGGACTATTACTCACTGTATCCGAGCATCAGGTGCTTGCTTACTTGGTCTGAAAGGAGGGAAAATGCTTCAATTCAGCATTATTGTCATTATGTGTTTCCTCCACTTTTGGTCTGATTTTTAACACAATGTTATAAAATATAATACTAATGCAGTTGTACCTTAATTTGAGTAATATACAATAGGTACACAAATCTTAAATCATTTTCATCGAGCATTTAATTTAACAAAGctttaaattaattttgccACTATGTCATTGTAGAGTGTCCACTAACACTGCAGTCAAACTTGTGGAGCAAGGTGAGTTCAGTTACACAGCAAAATACGAACTATAAAATACAAGTTCCTTTCACTTTGATTGCACCAGCAGGTATTGTTTTGGATGGTGTGATTCTTGAAGGCGCCTTCAATTTAGGTAAAGAGAAACTTCCAGGTCATGTGTTTTCTTGGGTGAGCTTTGCCAACATTTGTCACTTTTGCTACTTCATAGTTTATTATATACAAAACATAACGTTGACTTTGATTTATCTGTATTTTTGAAAGTATTACTGGAAATTTCCTGGCTTGACATACCTTTTTCCAGAGCCATGGGCTGAAAATAAAGTTGTCTTTCCCAGTAAAGAAAAGTAAGTTTCGATTATAATTAACAATTCTAATGTGTTACAAAAAATCACCAGCtgaatgtgattttgttttatcCTGAAGTTTAAGAAGAATGAAAAGCCCTCTACTTTTCCTTCATGCAGAAGATGATCCAGTTGTTCTCATTCAGTCTGCTCAGGAGGTATGTCAGTTCATGTTTAGGTATTTACCAAATTTGAGATGGCTATACTGtattaattgtgtgtgtgtgtgtgtgtgtgtgcgtgtgtgtgtgcgtgtgtgtgcgtgtgtgttttggggcGGGGTCATTTGAGCTGTATGAGGTCGCAGTGAGTACTCAGAATGTAGAGCAAGTTAAGTTTGTCTCCTTTGAAGGATCTTTAGGGTACGTGCACAATGGGTTGTACAGAGACCCCCGACTTCCAGACATCATAAAGTGAGGAAGTATTTCACACACTGAATgtttaaaacaatgaaatagcAGAATATCCTCCGCTAAACATTAGGGGATAGTGACTTAACAGtccattatttttcttcacagaaagtttgttttgtctttgtgaagTGGTCAGACACC
This genomic window contains:
- the LOC133509651 gene encoding lysophosphatidylserine lipase ABHD12-like isoform X1 → MRQRTTKDVSTSAHKTPKVKRNHDETQARWKKSSLFALIVILVLVPFILIVAQELFQHLVYKYRIKVPLFVDLSTPIDFSLNHTINMYLTSEEGISLGVWHTVPESKWREAQGKDIEWYQSTLNDGSPVFIYLHGNTGTRAATHRVGVAKLLSALGYHVLVPDYRGFGDSSGEPTEAGLTTDALHVYNWVKEHSGSSLVVFWGHSLGTGVSTNTAVKLVEQAGIVLDGVILEGAFNLGKEKLPGHVFSWYYWKFPGLTYLFPEPWAENKVVFPSKENLRRMKSPLLFLHAEDDPVVLIQSAQELYEVAVSTQNVEQVKFVSFEGSLGYVHNGLYRDPRLPDIIKKFVLSL
- the LOC133509651 gene encoding lysophosphatidylserine lipase ABHD12-like isoform X4, translated to MRQRTTKDVSTSAHKTPKVKRNHDETQARWKKSSLFALIVILVLVPFILIVAQELFQHLVYKYRIKVPLFVDLSTPIDFSLNHTINMYLTSEEGISLGVWHTVPESKWREAQGKDIEWYQSTLNDGSPVFIYLHGNTGTRAATHRVGVAKLLSALGYHVLVPDYRGFGDSSGEPTEAGLTTDALHVYNWVKEHSGSSLVVFWGHSLGTGVSTNTAVKLVEQAGIVLDGVILEGAFNLGKEKLPGHVFSWYYWKFPGLTYLFPEPWAENKVVFPSKENLRRMKSPLLFLHAEDDPVVLIQSAQEDL
- the LOC133509651 gene encoding lysophosphatidylserine lipase ABHD12-like isoform X3, giving the protein MRQRTTKDVSTSAHKTPKVKRNHDETQARWKKSSLFALIVILVLVPFILIVAQELFQHLVYKYRIKVPLFVDLSTPIDFSLNHTINMYLTSEEGISLGVWHTVPESKWREAQGKDIEWYQSTLNDGSPVFIYLHGNTGTRAATHRVGVAKLLSALGYHVLVPDYRGFGDSSGEPTEAGLTTDALHVYNWVKEHSGSSLVVFWGHSLGTGVSTNTAVKLVEQAGIVLDGVILEGAFNLGKEKLPGHVFSWYYWKFPGLTYLFPEPWAENKVVFPSKENLRRMKSPLLFLHAEDDPVVLIQSAQEGGVI
- the LOC133509651 gene encoding lysophosphatidylserine lipase ABHD12-like isoform X2, which produces MRQRTTKDVSTSAHKTPKVKRNHDETQARWKKSSLFALIVILVLVPFILIVAQELFQHLVYKYRIKVPLFVDLSTPIDFSLNHTINMYLTSEEGISLGVWHTVPESKWREAQGKDIEWYQSTLNDGSPVFIYLHGNTGTRAATHRVGVAKLLSALGYHVLVPDYRGFGDSSGEPTEAGLTTDALHVYNWVKEHSGSSLVVFWGHSLGTGVSTNTAVKLVEQGIVLDGVILEGAFNLGKEKLPGHVFSWYYWKFPGLTYLFPEPWAENKVVFPSKENLRRMKSPLLFLHAEDDPVVLIQSAQELYEVAVSTQNVEQVKFVSFEGSLGYVHNGLYRDPRLPDIIKKFVLSL